One segment of Synchiropus splendidus isolate RoL2022-P1 chromosome 4, RoL_Sspl_1.0, whole genome shotgun sequence DNA contains the following:
- the mfsd2ab gene encoding sodium-dependent lysophosphatidylcholine symporter 1-B isoform X2, with product MMPWILISTPLAVISYFLIWYVPPFDNGKVVWYLLFYCLFQSLQTCFHVPYSALTMFISSEQKERDSATAYRMTVEVLGTLIGTAIQGQIVGMATAPCVPRSEDTVSNLTQPSGLNETASTISLEHTRAAYMIASGVIGAIYVFCAAVLFFGVKEQKESCCPTTQPISFLGGIKLVMGYKPYAKLILVFLFTSLAFMLLEGNFALFCTYTLGFRDDFQNILLVIMLSATLAIPFWQWFLNRFGKKTAVYVGSLSVVPFMIMVVCVKSNLIVTYITSFAAGVGVASAFLLPWSMLPDVVDDFQVHNLKSTGHEALFYSFFVFFTKFASGISLGISTLSLDFAGYISRGCTQPEAVDVTLKVLVSAAPIALIITGLLMLTTYPVNEDRRQQNRKFLEDLRDDTDSDTDSNEMRNMV from the exons ATGATGCCTTG GATTCTGATCTCAACCCCGCTGGCCGTAATTTCCTATTTCCTCATCTGGTATGTGCCCCCGTTCGACAACGGCAAAGTGGTCTGGTACCTACTTTTCTACTGCCTCTTCCAGTCTCTTCAGACG tgttttcatgtccCGTACTCAGCCCTCACGATGTTCATCAGCTCGGAGCAGAAGGAGAGGGACTCGGCCACAGCTTACA GGATGACAGTGGAGGTCCTGGGCACTCTGATCGGAACTGCGATCCAGGGTCAGATTGTGGGCATGGCCACTGCGCCCTGCGTTCCCAGGTCAGAGGACACTGTGAGCAACCTTACCCAACCTTCAGGCCTCAATGAAACCGCCTCAACCATCTCTTTGGAACACACG AGAGCTGCCTATATGATCGCTTCTGGAGTCATCGGTGCCATCTACGTTTTCTGTGCAGCTGTGCTTTTCTTCGGTGTGAAGGAACAAAAAG AGTCTTGCTGTCCAACCACCCAGCCCATTTCCTTCCTGGGAGGCATCAAGCTGGTGATGGGATACAAACCATATGCCAAGCTCATCTTGgttttcctcttcacctccctggcTTTCATG CTACTGGAAGGCAACTTTGCTCTGTTCTGCACCTACACACTGGGCTTCAGGGACGACTTCCAGAACATTCTTCTTGTCATCATG CTCTCTGCGACATTGGCCATTCCCTTCTGGCAGTGGTTTCTCAACCGTTTTGGAAAGAAGACAGCGGTTTACGTTGGCAGCTTG TCTGTCGTGCCCTTCATGATCATGGTGGTGTGTGTGAAAAGCAACCTGATTGTCACCTACATCACCTCCTTTGCTGCCGGAGTGGGTGTGGCCTCTGCCTTCCTGCTGCCCTG GTCCATGCTGCCTGATGTGGTGGATGATTTCCAAGTCCATAACCTCAAGTCTACTGGCCACGAAGCACTCTTCTActccttctttgtcttctttacCAAGTTTGCATCTGGAATTTCTCTTGGCATCTCCACACTCAGTTTAGA CTTTGCTGGCTACATCTCTAGAGGCTGCACTCAACCAGAGGCAGTGGACGTAACGCTGAAGGTTCTGGTGTCGGCCGCTCCCATCGCCCTCATCATCACCGGCCTGCTCATGCTCACGACGTATCCCGTCAACGAGGACAGGAGGCAACAGAACCGCAAGTTCCTGGAGGATCTGAG GGATGACACGGACTCTGATACAGActcaaatgaaatgagaaatatGGTCTAG
- the mfsd2ab gene encoding sodium-dependent lysophosphatidylcholine symporter 1-B isoform X1, giving the protein MAKGEGGEQYSNASLLNKPDNGTEVHPKKVKTKLTWYEKVCFAIGGAPYQITGCALGFFLQLFLLDVAQLDPFNASIILFVGRAWDAVTDPTVGFLVSRSPWTRIGRMMPWILISTPLAVISYFLIWYVPPFDNGKVVWYLLFYCLFQSLQTCFHVPYSALTMFISSEQKERDSATAYRMTVEVLGTLIGTAIQGQIVGMATAPCVPRSEDTVSNLTQPSGLNETASTISLEHTRAAYMIASGVIGAIYVFCAAVLFFGVKEQKESCCPTTQPISFLGGIKLVMGYKPYAKLILVFLFTSLAFMLLEGNFALFCTYTLGFRDDFQNILLVIMLSATLAIPFWQWFLNRFGKKTAVYVGSLSVVPFMIMVVCVKSNLIVTYITSFAAGVGVASAFLLPWSMLPDVVDDFQVHNLKSTGHEALFYSFFVFFTKFASGISLGISTLSLDFAGYISRGCTQPEAVDVTLKVLVSAAPIALIITGLLMLTTYPVNEDRRQQNRKFLEDLRDDTDSDTDSNEMRNMV; this is encoded by the exons ATGGCCAAAGGCGAGGGAGGAGAGCAGTACTCGAACGCCAGTTTGTTGAATAAACCAGACAACGGCACCGAGGTACATCCGAAGAAG gtgaaaACAAAGTTGACGTGGTATGAGAAGGTTTGCTTTGCCATCGGTGGAGCTCCATACCAAATAACTGGATGTGCATTGGGCTTTTTCCTGCAGCTGTTCCTACTGGACGTAGCTCAG TTGGATCCCTTCAATGCATCCATCATCCTTTTCGTGGGCCGAGCCTGGGATGCTGTAACTGACCCCACAGTTGGATTTCTGGTGTCACGGAGCCCATGGACACGTATCGGACGTATGATGCCTTG GATTCTGATCTCAACCCCGCTGGCCGTAATTTCCTATTTCCTCATCTGGTATGTGCCCCCGTTCGACAACGGCAAAGTGGTCTGGTACCTACTTTTCTACTGCCTCTTCCAGTCTCTTCAGACG tgttttcatgtccCGTACTCAGCCCTCACGATGTTCATCAGCTCGGAGCAGAAGGAGAGGGACTCGGCCACAGCTTACA GGATGACAGTGGAGGTCCTGGGCACTCTGATCGGAACTGCGATCCAGGGTCAGATTGTGGGCATGGCCACTGCGCCCTGCGTTCCCAGGTCAGAGGACACTGTGAGCAACCTTACCCAACCTTCAGGCCTCAATGAAACCGCCTCAACCATCTCTTTGGAACACACG AGAGCTGCCTATATGATCGCTTCTGGAGTCATCGGTGCCATCTACGTTTTCTGTGCAGCTGTGCTTTTCTTCGGTGTGAAGGAACAAAAAG AGTCTTGCTGTCCAACCACCCAGCCCATTTCCTTCCTGGGAGGCATCAAGCTGGTGATGGGATACAAACCATATGCCAAGCTCATCTTGgttttcctcttcacctccctggcTTTCATG CTACTGGAAGGCAACTTTGCTCTGTTCTGCACCTACACACTGGGCTTCAGGGACGACTTCCAGAACATTCTTCTTGTCATCATG CTCTCTGCGACATTGGCCATTCCCTTCTGGCAGTGGTTTCTCAACCGTTTTGGAAAGAAGACAGCGGTTTACGTTGGCAGCTTG TCTGTCGTGCCCTTCATGATCATGGTGGTGTGTGTGAAAAGCAACCTGATTGTCACCTACATCACCTCCTTTGCTGCCGGAGTGGGTGTGGCCTCTGCCTTCCTGCTGCCCTG GTCCATGCTGCCTGATGTGGTGGATGATTTCCAAGTCCATAACCTCAAGTCTACTGGCCACGAAGCACTCTTCTActccttctttgtcttctttacCAAGTTTGCATCTGGAATTTCTCTTGGCATCTCCACACTCAGTTTAGA CTTTGCTGGCTACATCTCTAGAGGCTGCACTCAACCAGAGGCAGTGGACGTAACGCTGAAGGTTCTGGTGTCGGCCGCTCCCATCGCCCTCATCATCACCGGCCTGCTCATGCTCACGACGTATCCCGTCAACGAGGACAGGAGGCAACAGAACCGCAAGTTCCTGGAGGATCTGAG GGATGACACGGACTCTGATACAGActcaaatgaaatgagaaatatGGTCTAG
- the LOC128757529 gene encoding SOSS complex subunit C-like encodes MAANPPGVGVQDKRAAILAELDKEKRRLLQSQPMNSPGANTALSSRPGGKEVRDSAEQQHIAAQQKAALQHAHVHSSGFFITQDSSFGNLILPVLPRLEPDL; translated from the coding sequence ATGGCTGCGAACCCTCCCGGGGTGGGCGTCCAGGACAAGAGAGCTGCAATCCTGGCAGAGCTGGACAAGGAGAAGCGGCGGCTGCTGCAGAGTCAGCCCATGAACAGTCCTGGAGCCAACACCGCCCTGTCGTCCAGACCCGGTGGGAAAGAGGTTCGAGACAGCGCCGAGCAGCAGCACATCGCTGCACAGCAGAAGGCTGCGTTGCAACACGCACACGTCCACTCGTCTGGCTTTTTCATCACCCAGGACTCCTCTTTCGGAAACCTCATCCTGCCGGTGCTTCCACGCCTCGAACCCGACCTGTGA